In one Oncorhynchus nerka isolate Pitt River linkage group LG7, Oner_Uvic_2.0, whole genome shotgun sequence genomic region, the following are encoded:
- the tmco4 gene encoding transmembrane and coiled-coil domain-containing protein 4: MEEERSKQHCFNPVLTQDPGEEKPGRERPDEPIAVAVIGKQLTEPGRFAYAGLCGVSLGQLFPGPENRCFRELYLEGLVQWLGLDESVMPVMGAFLAGLGFEGSDTFLSILQAEPLLSAGATPITQDLVSFSVKDGLYDSRSRVLIRHVSCLLRVSPQQLEEFEATLGERLREGVVETAEESSRRQTKERGRKLRRYLLIGLATVGGGAVIGVTGGLAAPLVAAGASAVLGAGGAAVLGSATGIAIMASLFGAAGAGLTGYKMNKRVGAIEEFEFLPLSSGKHLHLTVAVTGWLCTGKYSSFQAPWCSLGACGEQYCLVWESRFLRDLGSTMAALLDGLVSMVAQEALKYTVLSGIVTALTWPASLLAVASVIDNPWSVCLSRSAEVGKHLAQVLRSRQQGKRPVSLIGFSLGARVIYFCLQELAKDQDCEGVVEDVVLLGAPVDGTAQAWERMVKVVAGKIVNGYCRGDWLLGYVYRGSSAQLSVAGLQPISLNDRRIFNVDLSSVVKGHLDYMRQMDTILVAVGVPTREVPGAGGGPLQPLTMTERKLDIAMIQSIKGDVAEKLKLVGSSAGAGETCMGEGGQLEEKEDIGDGWDIPDISDLLDSLNEIDVVSTENILGGNLQQSSEGNATHEDNSAPSHLEFDGWGKELDEIWGEGVEVTESDTEHTSWS; encoded by the exons ATCCAGGGGAGGAGAAGCCCGGTCGAGAAAGGCCGGATGAACCGATCGCTGTGGCAGTGATTGGCAAGCAGCTGACTGAACCAGGGCGCTTTGCCTACgctgggctctgtggggtctccTTGGGCCAGCTGTTTCCTGGACCTGAGAACAG GTGTTTCCGGGAGCTGTACCTGGAGGGGCTGGTGCAATGGCTGGGTCTGGACGAGTCGGTGATGCCCGTCATGGGGGCCTTTCTGGCAGGCCTGGGATTCGAGGGCAGCGACACCTTCCTCTCTATCCTTCAGGCAGAGCCACTACTGTCTGCAGGTGCCACTCCCATCACACAG gACCTTGTGTCTTTTTCCGTCAAAGATG GCCTGTATGACTCCAGATCACGAGTCCTAATTCGCCACGTCAGCTGTCTACTGCGAGTGTCCCCTCAGCAACTGGAGGAGTTTGAGGCGACGCTGGGCGAACgactgagagagggagtggtggagaccGC AGAGGAGTCATCTCGACGACAGACAAAAGAGAGAGGACGCAAATTACGACGCTACCTTCTCATTGGCCTGGCCACTGTGGGCGGAGGAGCTGTGATTG GTGTGACAGGCGGGTTGGCGGCGCCACTGGTGGCGGCGGGGGCATCGGCCGTACTAGGGGCAGGAGGGGCGGCTGTTCTGGGCTCAGCCACTGGCATCGCCATCATGGCCTCCCTGTTTGGAGCAGCAGGGGCTGGCTTAACTG GCTATAAGATGAATAAGCGGGTGGGAGCAATAGAGGAGTTTGAGTTTCTGCCACTGAGCTCAGGGAAGCACCTACACCTGACTGTGGCTGTGACCGGCTGGCTGTGCACTGGAAAATACA GTTCTTTCCAGGCTCCTTGGTGCAGTCTGGGTGCGTGCGGGGAGCAGTACTGTCTGGTGTGGGAGTCTCGTTTCCTTCGGGACCTGGGTTCCACCATGGCTGCTCTTCTCGACGGCCTGGTCAGCATGGTGGCCCAGGAGGCCCTCAAGTATACCGTACTGTCAG GTATTGTGACTGCTCTTACGTGGCCTGCCTCTCTGCTCGCGGTGGCCAGTGTTATAGACAATCCCTGGTCTGTGTGTCTTAGTCGCTCAGCCGAGGTGGGAAAACACCTCGCTCAGGTGCTGAGGAGTAGGCAGCAG GGAAAGCGTCCTGTCAGTCTCATTGGCTTCAGTCTTGGAGCGAGGGTTATCTACTTCTGCCTTCAGGAACTTGCCAAAGATCAAG ATTGTGAGGGCGTGGTGGAGGATGTTGTCCTATTGGGTGCCCCAGTAGATGGCACCGCCCAAGCCTGGGAGAGAATGGTCAAGGTGGTCGCTGGGAAGATAGTGAATGGATACTGCAG AGGGGACTGGCTACTGGGATACGTATATAGGGGTTCGTCGGCACAGCTGTCTGTTGCAGGGCTTCAGCCAATCAGCTTGAATGATCGCCGCATATTCAACGTGGATCTATCTTCTGTG GTGAAAGGTCACTTGGACTACATGCGTCAGATGGATACCATCCTCGTAGCAGTGGGCGTGCCCACCAGAGAAGTTCCAGGAGCTGGGGGTGGACCTCTTCAACCACTCACTATGACCGAGAGAAAACTGGACATAGCCATGATCCAATCAATAAAAGGGGACGTGGCTGAAAAGCTAAAACTGGTTGGTTCTTCGGCTGGAGCAGGTGAGACTTGCATGGGTGAGGGAGGGCAGCTGGAGGAAAAAGAGGATATTGGAGACGGTTGGGATATCCCCGACATATCGGATCTGTTGGACTCGTTAAACGAGATCGATGTTGTTTCAACTGAAAACATTCTTGGGGGCAACCTGCAACAGAGTTCTGAGGGGAATGCCACCCATGAGGACAACAGTGCACCTTCCCATCTAGAGTTTGATGGATGGGGAAAAGAGCTGGATGAGATAtggggggagggagtggaggtgACAGAGTCTGACACTGAACACACGTCCTGGAGTTAG